A single region of the Azospirillum brasilense genome encodes:
- a CDS encoding TauD/TfdA dioxygenase family protein, translating into MTTKTPHEDGFRHFTLTPYNPFIGAVVDEIDLRETTGEEVRADLRRALAKHGVLFFRGQTLTPEQQVDVARIFGDPDKAKAYFKRHDSNRLVELIEFTPGQPGYGTDQWHADITFSANPPTGTVLHARDVPSVGGDTAWASGTYVYDRLDPALRAYLETLEAVHSIEHSGWPEWFRTQPNGEELYRQARAEHLPVVHKVVQTHPVTGRKLVYVSPNFTLRIRGLSRQQSDALLTFLFGLFEKPEAQARWRWRNGDVAIWDNRATVHYAVTDYTEYRLLHQVTFGEDKAF; encoded by the coding sequence ATGACGACGAAGACACCTCATGAAGACGGCTTCCGCCACTTCACGCTGACGCCCTACAACCCCTTCATCGGCGCCGTGGTGGACGAAATCGACCTGAGGGAGACCACCGGCGAGGAGGTCCGCGCCGACCTGCGCCGGGCGCTGGCCAAGCATGGCGTGCTGTTCTTCCGCGGCCAGACGCTGACCCCGGAGCAGCAGGTCGACGTCGCCCGGATCTTCGGCGATCCCGACAAGGCCAAGGCCTATTTCAAGCGCCACGACTCGAACCGGCTCGTCGAGCTGATCGAGTTCACGCCGGGGCAGCCGGGCTACGGCACCGATCAGTGGCACGCCGACATCACCTTTTCCGCCAACCCGCCCACCGGCACGGTCCTGCACGCGCGCGACGTGCCGTCCGTCGGCGGCGACACCGCCTGGGCCAGCGGAACCTACGTCTACGACCGCCTCGACCCGGCCTTGCGCGCCTATTTGGAAACGCTGGAGGCGGTGCACAGCATCGAGCACAGCGGCTGGCCCGAGTGGTTCCGCACCCAGCCCAACGGCGAGGAGCTGTACCGTCAGGCCCGCGCCGAGCATCTGCCGGTGGTGCACAAGGTCGTCCAGACCCATCCGGTCACGGGCCGCAAGCTGGTCTATGTCAGCCCGAACTTCACCCTGCGCATCCGCGGCCTGTCGCGCCAGCAAAGCGACGCGCTGCTGACCTTCCTGTTCGGGCTGTTCGAGAAGCCCGAAGCCCAGGCGCGCTGGCGCTGGCGGAACGGCGACGTGGCGATCTGGGACAACCGCGCCACCGTCCATTACGCGGTGACCGACTACACCGAGTACCGCCTGCTCCACCAGGTCACCTTCGGCGAGGATAAGGCCTTCTGA
- a CDS encoding aliphatic sulfonate ABC transporter substrate-binding protein: protein MAVSRFLALAVAAAIGLGLAGTATTSAAADDLRIAAQPFPLYAPLFVAKQKKWLDEELAKVAPNAAVKWSLFPAGPPINESFAAGQQDVGFVGDTPALVGKAAGLDTSAIALTSDGPKSLAVIVGGNSPIAVPKELKGRKVAVTKGSYAHHLLALVLEQGGLTLNDVELINLPVAEIPPAIVAGTIDAGAVWEPILTRFESQKAVRVLADGTGIKKGLLLIVADNGFLKTRPEQAKALLTAYKRASEFITANPKEAAELISGDVNLAPDLLVQVLQRMNYDPAIHDDDVAEVKKTEQFMRAHGLIKTAVDVDAFFNRKPADEAGLK, encoded by the coding sequence ATGGCCGTTTCCAGATTTCTCGCCTTGGCCGTCGCGGCCGCCATCGGCCTCGGGCTGGCCGGAACCGCCACCACCTCAGCCGCCGCCGACGATCTGCGCATCGCCGCGCAGCCCTTTCCCCTTTATGCCCCCCTGTTCGTCGCCAAGCAGAAGAAGTGGCTGGACGAGGAACTGGCCAAGGTGGCGCCGAACGCCGCCGTCAAGTGGTCGCTCTTCCCCGCCGGTCCCCCGATCAACGAATCCTTCGCCGCCGGACAGCAGGATGTGGGCTTCGTCGGCGACACCCCGGCCCTCGTCGGCAAGGCGGCGGGGCTCGACACCAGCGCCATCGCGCTGACTTCCGACGGCCCGAAGAGTCTGGCGGTCATCGTCGGCGGCAACTCCCCCATCGCCGTGCCGAAGGAGCTGAAGGGCCGGAAGGTGGCGGTGACCAAGGGGTCCTACGCCCACCATCTGCTGGCCTTGGTTCTTGAACAGGGCGGCTTGACGCTCAACGACGTCGAGCTGATCAACCTGCCGGTGGCGGAGATCCCGCCGGCCATCGTCGCCGGCACCATCGACGCCGGCGCGGTGTGGGAGCCGATCCTGACCCGCTTCGAATCGCAGAAGGCAGTCCGTGTGCTGGCCGACGGCACCGGCATCAAGAAGGGGCTGCTGCTGATCGTCGCCGACAACGGCTTTCTGAAGACCCGGCCCGAACAGGCGAAGGCGCTGCTGACGGCGTACAAGCGCGCTTCGGAGTTCATCACCGCCAATCCCAAGGAGGCCGCCGAGCTCATCAGTGGCGACGTCAACCTGGCCCCCGACCTGCTGGTCCAGGTCCTGCAGCGCATGAATTACGACCCGGCCATCCACGACGACGATGTGGCGGAGGTCAAGAAGACCGAACAGTTCATGCGCGCCCACGGCCTCATCAAGACCGCGGTGGACGTGGACGCCTTCTTCAACCGCAAGCCGGCGGACGAGGCGGGGCTGAAATGA